A window from Pseudomonadota bacterium encodes these proteins:
- the fusA gene encoding elongation factor G translates to MPHYTTDAIRNLALTGHSSAGKTTLMEALLASAGAISSAGSVERGSTVGDFDPMEKEHQHSLDTALGHLDHQGVLINLLDTPGYPDFRGPTLSALAAAESAVVVVNAQSGIELNTRRMMQRAQERGLCRMIVINKIDADGIDLTELVREIRRTFGDICLPVNLPSSNASQVLDVFFHTEGEADIFSVEAAHTEITDQVVEMDEDLMEVYLDQGSVEPRQLHDAFEKALREGHLVPICFTSATTGAGIPELLDFMKNLMPSPLEGNPPPFLRGEGEDAEAVSASLKAADHILAHAFKITNDPFVGKLSILRVYQGTLTPGAQLYVGEARKAFKVAHLFRVQGKQQIEVDKVYPGDICAVAKVEDIVYDSVLHDSHDEDHWHLKPLDFPQPMFGLAIEAATRGQEQKLSTALARLSEEDSCFHVEHSAELNETVIRGLGDLHLRIMLERMAQRFNVEVTTRPPKIAYRETITKDAEGHFRHKKQSGGAGQFGEVFLRVAPQPRGEGFTFENKVVGGAIPTNLIPAVEKGVRQILDEGAIAGYPLQDLKATVYDGRFHAVDSKEIAFVIAARKAFIDAIEQASPQVLEPVVELSVSAPDSYMGDIAGALAGKRARISGTDAAGSGQVVVSAQAPLSELSDFQTELKSLTGGRGRYSMELSHYEPVPGQIQKRLCDAFAPKEDD, encoded by the coding sequence ATGCCCCATTACACGACCGACGCCATCCGCAACCTGGCCTTGACGGGTCACAGTTCGGCTGGAAAAACCACGTTGATGGAGGCGCTGCTGGCGTCAGCCGGCGCGATCAGCAGCGCGGGCAGCGTGGAGCGGGGCTCGACGGTCGGCGATTTCGATCCGATGGAAAAGGAACACCAGCATTCGCTCGACACGGCACTGGGTCATCTCGACCACCAGGGGGTGCTGATCAACCTGCTCGACACCCCGGGCTATCCCGATTTCCGCGGACCGACGCTGTCTGCGCTGGCGGCAGCCGAAAGCGCGGTAGTTGTGGTCAACGCACAGTCAGGCATCGAGCTCAACACGCGCCGCATGATGCAGCGTGCCCAGGAGCGTGGTCTCTGCCGCATGATTGTTATCAATAAGATCGATGCTGACGGGATCGATCTCACCGAGCTGGTGCGGGAAATCCGCCGCACCTTCGGCGATATCTGCCTGCCGGTGAACCTTCCTTCCTCGAACGCCAGCCAGGTGCTCGACGTGTTTTTTCACACCGAGGGAGAGGCCGATATATTCAGCGTCGAGGCCGCCCATACCGAGATCACCGATCAGGTGGTCGAAATGGATGAAGATCTGATGGAGGTTTATCTCGACCAGGGGAGCGTCGAGCCGCGCCAGCTTCACGATGCGTTCGAAAAGGCCCTGCGCGAAGGACACCTCGTCCCCATCTGCTTTACCTCAGCGACCACGGGTGCCGGCATTCCTGAGCTCCTGGATTTTATGAAAAACCTCATGCCCAGTCCGCTCGAGGGCAACCCGCCGCCGTTTCTGCGCGGTGAGGGGGAAGACGCTGAAGCGGTGAGCGCCTCGCTGAAGGCGGCGGACCACATCCTGGCCCACGCCTTCAAGATCACCAACGATCCGTTTGTCGGCAAGCTCAGCATCCTGCGGGTTTACCAGGGGACGCTGACGCCAGGCGCACAGCTCTACGTGGGCGAAGCCCGCAAGGCGTTTAAGGTCGCGCACCTGTTTCGCGTACAGGGCAAGCAGCAGATCGAGGTGGATAAGGTTTACCCCGGCGACATCTGCGCGGTGGCGAAGGTGGAGGACATCGTTTACGACTCGGTCCTGCACGATTCTCACGACGAAGACCACTGGCATCTCAAGCCGCTGGATTTCCCGCAGCCGATGTTTGGGCTGGCGATCGAGGCGGCGACACGCGGCCAGGAGCAAAAGCTGTCGACGGCGCTGGCTCGGTTGAGTGAGGAAGACTCCTGTTTTCACGTCGAGCACTCCGCTGAACTCAACGAAACGGTGATTCGGGGGTTGGGCGATCTCCATCTGCGCATCATGCTCGAACGAATGGCGCAGCGTTTTAATGTGGAGGTGACCACCCGCCCACCCAAAATTGCCTACCGCGAAACGATCACCAAAGACGCGGAGGGACACTTCCGGCACAAGAAACAGTCGGGCGGCGCTGGCCAGTTCGGTGAAGTGTTTCTGCGCGTCGCGCCGCAGCCCCGGGGCGAAGGCTTTACCTTCGAAAACAAGGTGGTGGGCGGCGCGATTCCCACCAACCTGATTCCGGCGGTGGAAAAAGGGGTGCGTCAGATCCTGGACGAAGGCGCGATCGCGGGCTATCCCCTGCAGGACCTCAAGGCGACCGTTTACGACGGCCGATTCCACGCGGTGGACTCCAAGGAGATCGCTTTTGTGATCGCGGCACGCAAAGCGTTTATCGACGCTATCGAGCAGGCTTCGCCGCAGGTGCTCGAACCCGTGGTCGAGCTGTCGGTCAGCGCACCCGACAGCTACATGGGAGACATCGCCGGCGCGCTCGCCGGTAAGCGGGCGCGAATCAGCGGCACAGACGCCGCCGGCTCGGGTCAGGTGGTGGTCAGCGCCCAAGCGCCGCTGTCGGAGCTCAGCGACTTCCAAACGGAGCTGAAATCGTTGACGGGGGGGCGCGGGCGCTACAGCATGGAGCTCAGTCACTATGAGCCGGTGCCAGGGCAGATCCAGAAACGTCTCTGCGACGCCTTTGCGCCGAAGGAAGACGACTAG
- the nagZ gene encoding beta-N-acetylhexosaminidase, with the protein MSYLIIGLVGLTLTDQERQWLSHPCVGGAIFFKRNWQSPEQVTQLAQAVRDCCPDALLMIDQEGGRVQRFGTPLATLPPLASLGQVFDQNPSQAAALARAHGELMASEILSLGVDLSLAPVLDLNAGSEVIGDRAFHAETFAVETLAKAYRSGMREAGMAACGKHFPGHGTVVPDTHVADATDPRSLDELLATDLRPFAAAIADGIEGLMLAHVVYPEVCARPAGFSRAWIQDVLRARLAFDGVVISDDLGMRAAHQAGGFGQRIEASLEAGCDLLLVCRPDDVQQVMATDLPDWPTNHHRLERLRGRTNRPAWASLAASARHQELKEQLACLT; encoded by the coding sequence ATGAGTTATCTGATCATTGGGCTTGTGGGGCTGACGCTGACCGATCAGGAGCGACAGTGGCTGAGTCATCCCTGCGTTGGCGGCGCCATCTTTTTTAAACGGAATTGGCAGAGCCCGGAGCAGGTGACGCAGCTCGCTCAGGCCGTCCGGGACTGCTGTCCGGACGCCCTGCTGATGATCGATCAAGAAGGCGGGCGCGTTCAGCGGTTTGGGACTCCGCTCGCCACGCTGCCGCCGCTCGCATCACTCGGTCAGGTGTTCGACCAAAACCCGTCGCAGGCCGCCGCGCTGGCCCGCGCGCATGGAGAGCTGATGGCCTCCGAGATTCTCAGTTTGGGCGTCGACCTCAGTTTGGCGCCCGTGCTCGATCTGAACGCTGGCAGCGAGGTGATTGGCGACCGCGCCTTTCACGCGGAGACCTTTGCTGTCGAAACGCTGGCAAAAGCCTATCGATCCGGGATGCGCGAGGCCGGCATGGCCGCCTGCGGCAAGCACTTTCCCGGGCACGGGACGGTGGTGCCCGATACGCATGTCGCTGACGCCACCGATCCGCGCAGCCTCGACGAGCTTCTGGCGACGGACCTGCGGCCTTTTGCCGCTGCTATTGCCGACGGCATCGAGGGTCTGATGCTCGCCCACGTCGTCTATCCGGAGGTCTGTGCCAGGCCTGCCGGGTTTTCCCGCGCCTGGATTCAGGATGTGCTGCGCGCACGCCTGGCCTTCGACGGCGTGGTGATCAGTGATGATCTGGGCATGCGAGCCGCGCATCAGGCGGGAGGGTTTGGTCAGCGCATTGAAGCCTCGCTGGAGGCCGGCTGCGACCTGCTGCTGGTTTGCCGACCGGACGACGTTCAGCAAGTGATGGCGACCGACCTACCGGACTGGCCAACCAACCACCATCGCCTGGAGCGACTGCGTGGTCGGACGAATCGACCCGCATGGGCGTCGCTCGCCGCCAGTGCGCGGCACCAAGAACTCAAGGAGCAGCTAGCTTGCCTGACCTGA
- a CDS encoding S-methyl-5'-thioinosine phosphorylase codes for MTVAVIGGTGVYRWPGLTDSRELELDTPFGNPSAPLISGRWHGQEVAFLARHGQDHEYLPHQVNYRANIHACSQLMPRAVVAINSVGSMARDLPPGSLGLPDQIIDYTWGRDHTYAGELELSTLYAEMTEPYDAEVRASLRAADETGLLARADDCVYAAVQGPRLETAAEVRRLERDGCHVVGMTGMPEAALAAELELPFVCITVTANWAAGFAGDAPISLPEIMANIEAAQDRLRQLLAGWLKT; via the coding sequence ATGACGGTTGCGGTGATCGGCGGAACCGGTGTCTATCGCTGGCCTGGCCTTACCGACAGCCGCGAGCTGGAGCTGGATACCCCTTTTGGGAATCCATCAGCGCCGCTGATCAGCGGTCGCTGGCACGGGCAGGAGGTGGCCTTCTTGGCACGCCACGGTCAGGACCACGAATACCTTCCGCATCAGGTTAACTATCGCGCCAATATCCACGCGTGTTCGCAGCTCATGCCTCGTGCGGTGGTTGCCATCAACTCTGTCGGTTCCATGGCTCGCGACCTGCCGCCCGGATCACTCGGGTTGCCCGATCAGATCATTGACTACACGTGGGGGCGGGACCATACCTACGCGGGTGAGCTGGAGCTCAGCACTCTTTACGCTGAGATGACCGAACCGTATGACGCAGAGGTCCGTGCGAGCCTACGCGCCGCCGACGAGACCGGCCTGCTGGCGCGCGCAGACGACTGCGTTTATGCCGCCGTCCAGGGGCCTCGACTGGAAACGGCCGCCGAGGTTCGGCGACTCGAACGCGATGGTTGTCACGTTGTGGGCATGACCGGAATGCCTGAAGCCGCCCTGGCAGCGGAACTGGAGCTGCCGTTTGTTTGCATCACCGTCACGGCCAACTGGGCCGCCGGCTTTGCTGGAGACGCGCCGATCTCGCTGCCCGAAATCATGGCGAACATCGAGGCCGCCCAGGACCGGCTGCGGCAGCTTCTCGCTGGCTGGCTAAAAACGTGA
- a CDS encoding glycine zipper 2TM domain-containing protein has translation MKKLMSANVLVGLAGLALLATTSASAQNQRTQGQVISSTPIYESVQVPTQREVCWDEQVRYRGRRSATPGLLGGIVGGAVGRQFGGGRGRDALTVVGAIVGASVANDVQHNRHRDYRRVETRCRTANEYYREERITGYRVEYEYNGQVYTTRLDNDPGPVIDLQVSVNPVSR, from the coding sequence GTGAAAAAGTTGATGAGCGCAAACGTTTTGGTAGGTCTGGCCGGCCTGGCGCTGCTGGCGACAACGTCGGCATCCGCCCAGAATCAGCGAACACAGGGTCAGGTCATCAGCTCAACGCCGATTTATGAGTCGGTGCAGGTGCCAACCCAGCGTGAGGTCTGCTGGGACGAGCAGGTGCGATATCGCGGGCGACGCAGCGCCACGCCCGGGCTGCTCGGCGGCATCGTCGGCGGAGCCGTGGGTCGCCAGTTCGGCGGAGGCCGCGGCCGCGACGCGCTCACCGTAGTGGGTGCCATCGTTGGTGCCAGCGTGGCAAACGACGTGCAGCACAACCGTCACCGGGACTATCGCCGGGTGGAAACGCGCTGCCGAACCGCCAACGAGTACTACCGGGAAGAGCGAATCACCGGCTACCGGGTGGAATACGAGTACAACGGGCAGGTCTACACCACGCGCCTCGACAACGATCCAGGGCCGGTGATCGATCTGCAGGTATCAGTCAACCCCGTCAGTCGCTAG
- a CDS encoding class I SAM-dependent methyltransferase, which produces MDFQSYSSFWNTQASTDSGALAAVDGSASEAIVRLTGRWTAAQVRAALDLSGDHRVLELGCGVGRIGRELAADVRGWHGVDISSMMLSVARQRLEGVEGVSLSQLHRTSLDMLEDASFERAYTVAVLCHMDKEDLFLYLNELRRVMTSGALAYLETWNLDHPMGWKRWRFEVDEWSRSDQTARKNVARNQFCTPDEFQLYARHAGLQELACYSSSPWIQLIVGKDLSEQQITEQRSRLAAVERQVRYSQQWGELFGGLLDVIYGVHPPERFLAELNALTQDPEVELYRDYLLALWQQHAEHWGPVKDAQTR; this is translated from the coding sequence GTGGACTTTCAGTCTTACAGCAGTTTTTGGAACACCCAGGCCAGCACCGATTCTGGCGCATTGGCGGCGGTTGACGGCAGCGCCAGCGAGGCGATCGTGCGGCTGACGGGTCGGTGGACCGCGGCCCAGGTGCGGGCGGCACTCGACCTCAGTGGAGACCATCGCGTGCTGGAGCTGGGCTGTGGCGTGGGTCGAATCGGCCGCGAGCTGGCTGCTGACGTGCGTGGTTGGCACGGCGTCGACATCTCCTCGATGATGCTGTCGGTGGCCAGGCAGCGGCTGGAAGGTGTGGAGGGGGTGAGCCTGTCACAGCTCCACCGGACCAGTCTCGACATGCTTGAGGACGCGAGCTTCGAGCGCGCCTATACCGTTGCCGTGCTGTGCCACATGGATAAGGAAGACCTGTTTCTATATCTCAACGAGCTGCGGCGGGTGATGACCAGCGGCGCGCTGGCCTATCTGGAGACCTGGAACCTCGATCATCCGATGGGCTGGAAACGCTGGCGCTTCGAGGTGGACGAGTGGTCGCGTTCCGACCAGACCGCGCGAAAGAACGTCGCCCGAAACCAGTTTTGCACGCCCGATGAGTTCCAGCTCTACGCCCGTCACGCGGGCCTGCAAGAACTTGCCTGCTACAGCTCCAGCCCCTGGATTCAGCTGATCGTCGGGAAAGACTTGAGCGAGCAGCAAATCACGGAGCAGCGGTCCCGGCTGGCCGCGGTGGAGCGCCAGGTGCGGTACTCGCAGCAATGGGGCGAGCTTTTTGGCGGCCTCTTGGACGTGATTTACGGCGTGCATCCGCCGGAGCGGTTTCTCGCTGAGCTCAACGCGCTGACGCAGGATCCGGAAGTTGAGCTGTACCGGGATTACCTGCTGGCGCTATGGCAGCAGCACGCCGAGCACTGGGGACCGGTCAAAGACGCACAAACCCGCTAG
- a CDS encoding YdbL family protein — protein MKTVSYCMMTALLMALAACVTINVYFPEAAAQEAADRFIDEVIGPDEAPDAEGEADAFVPVPKSATSALPAAALAILDWVIPPAHAQVNIDINTPEIRAIQSRMNARFSKDLSKHFASGAIGLTNDARVAVRDLSSVSLRDRSALNAAVAADNRDRDAVYREIAIANGQPGWEAQIRETFAQQWVSNARSGWYYQDSAGNWRQK, from the coding sequence TTGAAAACAGTAAGCTATTGCATGATGACGGCGCTGCTCATGGCCCTGGCTGCCTGCGTGACTATCAACGTCTACTTTCCCGAGGCTGCGGCCCAGGAAGCGGCTGACCGGTTTATCGACGAGGTCATCGGCCCTGATGAGGCGCCCGATGCGGAGGGTGAAGCAGATGCGTTTGTGCCGGTCCCGAAAAGCGCAACGTCCGCCCTCCCGGCGGCGGCCCTGGCGATCCTGGACTGGGTGATTCCCCCGGCCCATGCGCAGGTCAACATCGATATCAACACACCGGAAATCCGTGCCATTCAGTCGCGGATGAACGCACGCTTCAGCAAAGACCTTTCGAAACACTTCGCCAGCGGCGCCATCGGGTTGACCAACGACGCGCGGGTTGCGGTTCGTGACCTGTCCAGCGTGTCTCTGCGCGATCGCAGCGCGCTCAACGCCGCCGTGGCGGCGGACAATCGCGACCGCGACGCCGTTTATCGCGAGATTGCCATTGCCAACGGCCAGCCCGGCTGGGAGGCACAGATTCGCGAAACCTTCGCCCAGCAATGGGTCAGCAACGCGCGGAGCGGCTGGTACTACCAGGACAGCGCGGGCAACTGGCGGCAAAAATAG
- a CDS encoding polysaccharide ABC transporter ATP-binding protein has protein sequence MAEPLVRMVKVHKTYTRTGGGAQRLDGWLSALLGRPGNADGTPALHEISLHVARGESVGLIGDNGAGKSTLLKILAGVLRQSSGQVSVNGRVAALLELGAGFNQEFTGRENLALGAALMGVSANQLRRRLDDIIAFADLGGHLDRPLKHYSSGMAMRLGFALATTLEPDLLITDEVLAVGDESFQRKCNRWVDGYVAGGGTLLLVSHSMDQIRRLCRRTYWLKGGKIEQHGHTDEVVDAYLRYHERKGVLEPDADYAGSHYRLTRLEINTDDGVLTNPESLIIEAELHSPDDRAPVVALGLKDRHNTAIYGLTSEMHGVTPRRLGRRRFGFTLALDVSQLLPGRYQVTGHAMDPEALRLFDTAIREFDLPDDDSAAGLATDDAASGFVRL, from the coding sequence ATGGCTGAACCCCTGGTTCGCATGGTGAAGGTCCATAAGACCTACACCCGCACCGGCGGCGGTGCGCAGCGTCTGGACGGCTGGCTAAGCGCGCTGCTCGGCCGGCCCGGCAACGCGGACGGCACCCCTGCCCTGCATGAGATTTCATTGCACGTGGCGCGCGGGGAGTCGGTCGGGCTGATCGGCGACAACGGCGCCGGCAAGTCGACACTGCTCAAGATTTTGGCCGGCGTGCTGCGTCAAAGCAGCGGCCAGGTCAGCGTCAACGGCCGCGTCGCGGCTTTGCTGGAGCTGGGCGCCGGCTTCAATCAGGAATTTACCGGCCGGGAGAACCTCGCTCTCGGCGCCGCGCTGATGGGCGTCTCAGCCAATCAGCTGCGGCGGCGCCTCGATGACATCATCGCTTTTGCGGATCTCGGTGGGCATCTGGACCGGCCGCTGAAACACTATTCCTCCGGTATGGCGATGCGCCTCGGCTTCGCGCTGGCCACCACGCTGGAGCCCGACCTGCTGATTACCGACGAGGTGCTGGCGGTGGGCGATGAGTCGTTCCAGCGCAAATGTAACCGCTGGGTGGACGGTTACGTGGCCGGCGGCGGTACGCTCCTGCTGGTCTCGCACAGCATGGACCAGATCCGCCGACTATGCCGGCGAACGTATTGGCTCAAAGGCGGGAAGATTGAACAGCACGGCCACACCGATGAGGTGGTCGACGCCTATCTGCGCTATCACGAGCGGAAGGGCGTCCTCGAACCGGACGCGGACTACGCTGGCTCCCACTATCGCCTGACGCGGCTGGAGATCAATACCGATGACGGCGTCTTAACCAACCCCGAGTCGCTGATCATCGAAGCGGAGCTGCATTCCCCGGATGATCGGGCGCCGGTGGTGGCGCTGGGCCTTAAGGATCGCCACAACACCGCCATCTATGGACTCACCTCAGAAATGCACGGGGTCACGCCGCGCCGCCTGGGTCGACGACGCTTTGGTTTTACGCTCGCGCTGGATGTGAGTCAGCTGCTGCCGGGGCGCTACCAGGTGACCGGACACGCCATGGACCCAGAAGCGCTGCGACTGTTCGACACCGCGATTCGAGAGTTTGATCTGCCCGATGATGACTCAGCGGCAGGACTCGCCACGGACGATGCCGCTAGCGGGTTTGTGCGTCTTTGA
- the rlmD gene encoding 23S rRNA (uracil(1939)-C(5))-methyltransferase RlmD — protein sequence MGRRRHRLPAEPLNATIEDLSHDGRGVARVDGKAVFIHGALPGESVRFRLTGRRKAFDMGQVVEVLEPSASRTEPRCPNFERCGGCALQHLAPEAQLKAKQRVLEENLRRIGGVTPQRWLAPLAGGSWGYRRKARLSVRNVPGKGRVLVGFRERMGRYVCDMTECHTLIPEVGMRLAEISDCIGGLSIPDEIPQLEVAAGDDQLVLVVRHLKELTADDRERLAALGESLDAHIWLQSGGPDTVQPLVAGEPPASLTFSLDQTNAHGDALRFDFSPLNFVQVNAEMNRQMVSHTLDALALSSEHRVLDLFCGLGNFTLPIAAACRSAVGVEGEESLVALARHNARLNRIENAEFFAADLREDHAATAWGQGSYDRVLLDPPRSGAAELLPLLDALAAPRLVYVSCHPGSLARDAGELVGRGYELVSAGIMDMFPHTGHVESIAVFTRS from the coding sequence GTGGGAAGACGTCGCCATCGGCTGCCGGCTGAGCCCCTCAACGCAACGATCGAAGACCTGAGTCACGACGGCCGGGGCGTCGCCCGGGTCGACGGTAAAGCGGTCTTTATTCACGGCGCGCTGCCGGGTGAATCGGTGCGCTTCCGGCTCACCGGGCGCCGGAAAGCCTTCGACATGGGGCAGGTGGTGGAGGTGCTGGAACCCTCGGCCAGCCGCACTGAGCCCCGCTGCCCAAATTTTGAACGCTGCGGCGGCTGCGCGCTCCAGCACCTGGCGCCGGAGGCTCAGCTGAAGGCCAAGCAGCGGGTGCTGGAAGAAAACCTGCGCCGCATCGGCGGGGTCACTCCGCAGCGCTGGCTGGCGCCGCTCGCCGGCGGTTCCTGGGGCTACCGCCGCAAAGCGCGGCTCAGCGTCCGCAACGTGCCGGGCAAAGGCCGGGTACTGGTGGGTTTCCGCGAGCGCATGGGGCGCTACGTCTGCGATATGACCGAATGCCACACGCTGATACCCGAAGTGGGTATGCGCCTGGCGGAGATCAGCGACTGCATCGGCGGCCTCTCCATTCCGGACGAGATTCCTCAGCTTGAGGTGGCGGCCGGCGACGACCAGCTGGTGCTGGTAGTCCGCCACCTGAAGGAACTCACTGCTGATGATCGCGAGCGGCTGGCCGCGCTGGGCGAATCACTGGACGCTCATATCTGGCTGCAGTCGGGCGGGCCGGATACGGTTCAGCCTCTGGTGGCCGGCGAACCGCCGGCCTCTCTCACGTTCTCGCTGGATCAGACCAACGCGCACGGAGATGCGCTGCGATTCGACTTCAGCCCCCTCAATTTTGTTCAAGTGAACGCGGAGATGAACCGCCAGATGGTGAGCCACACGCTCGATGCTCTGGCGCTGAGCTCGGAGCATCGGGTACTGGACCTGTTTTGTGGTCTGGGTAACTTTACGCTGCCGATCGCGGCCGCGTGCCGCAGCGCGGTCGGCGTGGAAGGGGAAGAGTCTCTAGTGGCGCTGGCCCGCCACAACGCGCGCTTGAACCGGATCGAGAACGCGGAGTTTTTTGCGGCCGATCTCCGGGAAGATCATGCAGCAACCGCCTGGGGCCAGGGGTCCTACGATCGGGTGCTGCTGGACCCGCCACGCAGCGGGGCGGCTGAACTTCTTCCTCTGCTCGATGCCCTCGCGGCGCCCCGCCTGGTCTACGTATCCTGCCATCCCGGCAGCCTGGCTCGCGACGCGGGCGAGCTGGTTGGACGAGGTTATGAGCTCGTCAGCGCCGGCATCATGGACATGTTTCCGCACACCGGGCATGTCGAGTCCATCGCGGTTTTTACGCGATCATGA
- a CDS encoding hypoxanthine-guanine phosphoribosyltransferase → MPDLNHLLPEGSKIIHSAEAVAAAYDTMAQELNERYASADSLLVLTIMNGAMLPAAELISRLTMDVRMDYLHATRYHDEQGGDRLRWLATPRTQLAGERVLIVDDILDEGFTLDGVIRHCREAGAQDVSTAVLVQKLHDRCLPGVEADVCGLTVPDVYVFGCGMDYRGRLRHLDAIYGLNA, encoded by the coding sequence TTGCCTGACCTGAACCACCTGCTGCCCGAAGGCAGCAAAATCATCCACAGCGCCGAGGCGGTTGCAGCGGCCTATGACACCATGGCGCAGGAGCTCAACGAACGTTACGCCTCGGCGGATTCGCTGCTGGTGCTGACGATCATGAACGGCGCGATGCTGCCGGCGGCCGAGCTGATCTCGCGGCTGACCATGGACGTACGGATGGACTACCTCCACGCCACGCGTTACCACGATGAGCAGGGCGGCGATCGGCTCCGGTGGCTGGCAACCCCGCGGACGCAGCTCGCCGGTGAGCGAGTTCTGATTGTGGACGACATCCTCGACGAAGGCTTTACGCTGGATGGCGTGATTCGGCATTGCCGGGAAGCAGGCGCGCAGGATGTCAGTACCGCCGTGCTGGTCCAAAAGCTGCACGACCGGTGCCTGCCGGGGGTCGAGGCGGACGTCTGCGGCCTGACGGTTCCGGATGTTTACGTGTTTGGCTGCGGTATGGACTATCGAGGGCGGCTGCGTCACCTTGACGCGATTTACGGGCTCAACGCATGA